In a genomic window of Gossypium arboreum isolate Shixiya-1 chromosome 7, ASM2569848v2, whole genome shotgun sequence:
- the LOC108478871 gene encoding RING-H2 finger protein ATL47-like, whose amino-acid sequence MYGMSPSSAPALAPQPPKWNPLLILSVAIVSIIFMLLSSYTVLRRLCREFNAAIFPRNQLQSRILSDQSNFDNPSSQPQSNALESTVLNSLPISQFKKGNKEPQWPSNTDCAVCLAEFEGGEWLKHLPSCTHAFHVSCIDTWFRSHSSCPLCRSSVFNLTERPECSV is encoded by the coding sequence ATGTATGGCATGTCTCCCTCTTCAGCTCCAGCTTTAGCGCCACAACCACCGAAGTGGAATCCCTTGCTAATTCTCTCAGTTGCTATTGTTTCTATCATCTTCATGCTACTTAGTTCCTACACGGTTTTGAGACGACTCTGCCGTGAATTTAATGCTGCAATATTCCCCAGAAATCAGCTTCAAAGCCGGATTCTAAGTGATCAGAGCAACTTTGACAATCCTTCTTCACAACCTCAGAGCAATGCACTGGAATCTACTGTTCTCAACTCCCTTCCAATATCCCAATTCAAGAAGGGAAATAAAGAACCGCAGTGGCCGAGCAACACTGATTGTGCAGTTTGTTTGGCTGAGTTTGAAGGAGGAGAATGGCTAAAACATTTACCAAGTTGCACACATGCCTTCCACGTTTCTTGCATCGACACATGGTTTCGATCACACTCAAGCTGCCCACTTTGCAGATCAAGCGTTTTCAATCTAACAGAAAGGCCTGAATGTTCTGTTTAG
- the LOC108484482 gene encoding 60S ribosomal protein L23A-like → MAPKVEKKSDPKAQALKAAKAVKSGATFKKKAKKIRTKVTFHRPRTLKKDRTPKYPRISAPPRNKLDHYQILKFPLTTESAMKKIEDNNTLVFIVDIRADKKKIKDAVKKMYDIQAKKVNTLIRPDGTKKAYVRLTPEYDALDVANKIGII, encoded by the exons ATGGCCCCCAAAG TTGAGAAGAAATCAGATCCAAAGGCACAGGCCTTGAAAGCAGCGAAAGCAGTGAAATCTGGAGCCACATTTAAGAAGAAGGCCAAGAAGATCCGAACCAAGGTTACATTCCACAGGCCAAGGACCTTGAAGAAGGATAGGACCCCAAAGTACCCACGCATTAGTGCTCCACCAAGGAACAAGCTTGATCATTATCAGATTCTCAAGTTTCCCCTCACGACTGAGTCTGCAATGAAGAAGATTGAAGACAACAACACTTTGGTTTTCATTGTTGACATTCGTGCTGATAAGAAGAAGATTAAAGATGCTGTCAAGAAGATGTATGATATTCAGGCCAAGAAAGTTAACACCTTGATCAG GCCTGATGGAACAAAGAAAGCATATGTTAGGTTGACACCCGAATACGATGCCTTGGACGTTGCAAACAAAATTGGTATTATCTAG